From one Methylomonas paludis genomic stretch:
- a CDS encoding ATP-binding protein: protein MLQIAKQDIINRLKFDNPWWETGPAGKIAYQDTPRRLYFAGFQNSVTDLSVRRAIVLMGPRRIGKTVMVYHSVRALLNSGIAANTILYVSLETPIYTGLALAGILSYFQELFAHQRDATLYVFFDEIQYLKDWEIHLKSLVDSYPDYRFVATGSAAAALRLKSQESGAGRFSNYILPPLTFAEYLLFIGRIAELIEHDAPTSKPPIVKDIAGLNQEFINYLNYGGYPEAVFSETIRRNPEQYIKSDIIDKVLLRDLPSLYGINDIQELNRLFTILAYNTGNEVSLEGLSKSSGVAKNTIKRYLEYLEAAFLIKRVERIDQNAKRFTRAMNFKVYLSNPSMRAALFGQIDPESPAMGALTETAVFSQWQHSKQVQLYYARWSGGEIDIVHMNNAVQAPDWVVEIKWSDRPYKARGELDNCVDFFAKHPHIKQPLLITSRSISDNKVVYRDIRFEFIPASAYTYILGANILLSLDN, encoded by the coding sequence ATGCTGCAAATCGCCAAACAGGACATTATCAACCGGCTAAAATTTGACAACCCCTGGTGGGAGACCGGCCCAGCAGGAAAAATTGCTTATCAGGATACGCCGCGCCGCCTATATTTCGCCGGCTTTCAAAACAGTGTCACCGACTTGAGTGTGCGCCGCGCCATCGTATTGATGGGGCCACGCCGCATCGGCAAAACCGTGATGGTTTACCACTCGGTACGCGCCTTGCTGAATAGCGGTATCGCCGCAAACACTATACTCTATGTTTCTTTGGAAACGCCTATCTACACCGGCTTGGCGCTGGCCGGGATTCTGAGCTATTTTCAGGAACTGTTTGCCCACCAGCGTGATGCGACACTGTATGTTTTTTTTGACGAAATCCAGTATTTGAAGGATTGGGAAATCCACTTAAAATCCTTAGTAGACTCCTACCCGGACTACCGCTTTGTCGCCACCGGTTCTGCGGCTGCGGCTTTACGTTTAAAAAGTCAGGAATCCGGTGCAGGCCGATTTAGCAACTATATATTGCCGCCTTTGACCTTTGCCGAATATTTGTTATTCATAGGCCGCATAGCTGAGCTAATCGAGCATGACGCACCTACCTCAAAGCCCCCTATTGTTAAAGATATTGCTGGACTGAACCAGGAGTTTATCAACTATCTAAACTACGGCGGCTATCCGGAAGCGGTGTTTTCGGAAACCATCCGCCGTAATCCAGAGCAATACATTAAAAGCGATATTATTGATAAAGTTTTATTGCGTGACCTGCCCAGCCTCTACGGCATTAACGATATTCAGGAGTTAAACCGGCTGTTTACCATCCTGGCTTACAACACCGGCAACGAAGTCAGCCTGGAAGGTTTATCCAAATCATCCGGCGTTGCCAAAAACACCATCAAACGCTATCTGGAATATTTGGAAGCCGCATTTTTAATCAAACGCGTTGAACGCATCGATCAAAACGCCAAACGCTTTACGCGAGCGATGAATTTTAAGGTTTATTTAAGCAATCCCTCAATGCGTGCCGCTTTATTTGGCCAGATAGATCCGGAATCCCCGGCAATGGGCGCCCTGACCGAAACTGCCGTTTTCAGCCAATGGCAACATAGTAAACAAGTACAGTTATATTACGCCCGCTGGTCTGGTGGGGAAATTGATATCGTACATATGAATAATGCCGTACAAGCACCTGATTGGGTGGTCGAAATTAAATGGAGTGACCGGCCTTATAAAGCCCGTGGCGAACTGGATAATTGTGTGGATTTTTTTGCTAAACATCCGCACATCAAACAGCCTTTGCTAATAACCAGCCGTAGCATTTCCGATAATAAAGTAGTTTATAGGGATATCCGTTTTGAATTTATCCCAGCCAGTGCCTACACCTACATTTTGGGTGCCAACATTTTACTCAGTTTAGACAATTGA
- a CDS encoding YgiT-type zinc finger protein, translating into MFEVCAFCGHKHLTPKNVSYRHQQGEELLIIDDAPCLQCNFCGEQYFDAAVLKAIEAEHAAIISQQKTPTGFKPVAMESFTAIYRY; encoded by the coding sequence ATGTTCGAAGTTTGCGCTTTTTGTGGTCATAAACATTTAACTCCCAAGAACGTCAGTTATCGGCATCAACAAGGCGAAGAACTGTTGATCATTGACGATGCGCCGTGTCTTCAATGCAATTTCTGTGGAGAACAGTATTTTGATGCCGCTGTATTGAAAGCGATAGAAGCTGAACACGCCGCCATCATCAGTCAACAGAAAACTCCAACGGGTTTTAAACCCGTGGCGATGGAGTCATTTACTGCCATATATCGATATTGA